A genomic window from Triticum urartu cultivar G1812 chromosome 7, Tu2.1, whole genome shotgun sequence includes:
- the LOC125520440 gene encoding chaperone protein DnaJ-like: MGSGAADADLYAVLGLKKECSDADLRLAYRRLAMTWHPDRCSASGSSARVEEAKERFQEIQSAYSVLSDSGKRLLYDVGVYDSDGDGRSEQDVSGMGDFFGEMAEMMSQATPTDSFEELQQLFVDMFQADLVAGGFACGAPPMGRRVQAPAPAPSPSCTSGPTFAQARPSSNNGVNKWCSPAMGSGMPASWTTQEDASMGGRNKKQRLSTGHGVSS; this comes from the exons ATGGGCTCCGGTGCCGCTGACGCCGACCTCTACGCCGTCCTGGGGCTCAAGAAGGAGTGCTCCGACGCCGACCTCAGGCTCGCCTACCGGAGGCTCGCCATG ACATGGCATCCGGACCGGTGCTCGGCGTCCGGCAGCTCCGCGCGCGTGGAGGAGGCCAAGGAGCGGTTCCAGGAGATCCAGAGCGCATACTCCG TGCTCTCCGACTCCGGCAAGCGCCTCCTCTACGACGTCGGCGTCTACGACAGCGACGGCGACGGCCGCAGCGAGCAAGAC GTGTCGGGGATGGGCGACTTCTTCGGGGAGATGGCGGAGATGATGAGCCAGGCCACGCCAACC GATAGCTTCGAGGAGCTGCAGCAGCTGTTCGTGGACATGTTCCAGGCCGACCTCGTCGCCGGTGGGTTCGCGTGCGGTGCGCCACCTATGGGCCGCCGGGTCCAGGCCCCGGCCCCGGCCCCGAGTCCATCCTGTACCTCTGGACCTACGTTTGCGCAAGCACGGCCGTCGAGTAACAATGGCGTCAACAAGTGGTGTTCCCCGGCGATGGGCTCCGGGATGCCGGCCTCATGGACGACGCAGGAGGACGCGAGCATGGGCGGCAGGAATAAGAAACAGAGGCTGTCGACGGGCCACGGCGTGTCGTCCTAG